The following nucleotide sequence is from Halapricum desulfuricans.
TCGCCTTCGTCGCAGTGGATCGCGAGGTCGTCACCGCAGAACTCAGCCAGCGTCTGGCGACACATCCCGCAGGGCGTGACGCCGTCGCGCTCGCTGGACGCCACGGCAATCGCGTCGAACGCCCGGTGACCGGCCTGAACGGCCTTGCTGATCGCCAGTTCCTCGGCGTGAACGCTGTTTGAGTAGTTGGCGTTCTCGATGTTACAGCCCGTGAAGACGGTCCCGTCCGCCGTCCTGATCGCCGCGCCGACGCGGTACTCCGAGTACGGGGCATACGAGTCGGACAGCGCGTCTCGCGCTCGCTCGATGAGACGTTCCATAGCGGCCTCTCGGGGGCCGCCAGCAAAAAGACGGGGGCCACAGCGCCGGTTGACCCACAGTGCGTGTGCTTTAATATCACTCGGTACAACAACCCAGTAATGAGACGCCGAACGTTCCTCAGGACCGCGGGTGTCGGCTCGGTCGTCGCGCTAGCGGGCTGTGCCGGAGACGGCGACCAGAACGGGACACCGAGTGACACTCAGCAGGACGGGACATCGGGCGATGGCCCACAGAACGGGACGACGACCACAGGCAACCGGGAACGGACGCTCACGGTCGCCACCTACTCGTCATTCACCGGCGACGACACGGCCGGCAACTACCTCAAGTCGGCGTTCGAGGACGAACGCGACGGCGTGACCGTCGAGTTCGAGGTGCCGGAGAACGGGCTCAACCAGTACATCCTGCAGAAACAACAGGGGTCGAACGTCAGCGCCGACATGTACGTCGGGCTGAACACGGCCGAACTCGTCCGCGCCGAAGACGGGCTCGACGCGGAGCTGTTTCTCGACTCGCGGGGCGAGCTCGACCGGGCCGACGCGATCAAGCCGGACCTGGAGATCGACCCCGAGGGACGGGCGGTCACCTACGACACCGGCTACATCACGCTCGTCTACGACGAGGACGAGGTCGACCCGCCGGCGACGTTCGACGAGTTGCTCGAGCCGGCCTACGAGGACGCGTTGATCACCCAGAACGCCCAGCAGTCCGATCCCGGCCGGGCGTTCCTGCTGTGGACGATCGCCGATCAGGGCGAAGACGAGTATCTCGACTACTGGCAGGGACTGCTCGACAACGGCGTCCGGATCCTCAGCGACTGGGAGCCCGCCTACAACGCCTACCTCGACGGGAGCGCGCCGATGGTCGTCTCCTACTCGACCGATCAGGTGTACTATCACGGTCCCGACGTGGACATGTCCCGCCATCAGGTCGGGTTCATCGAGGATCAGGGGTACGCCAATCCCGAGGCGATGGCCCGCTTTGCCGACACCGACACCGCGGATCTTGCGCTTGAGTTCATGGACTTCGTTCTGCAGCCCGAACAGCAGGCCGAGATCGCGGTCCGAAACGTCCAGTTCCCGGCCGTCGAGGACGCCGACCCCGGCGAGGAGTTCTCCGAGTACGCATACGAACCGCCCGAACCCGTCACCCACACCTACGACGAACTGCAGGGCAAAGTCGACGAATGGATCGAGCAGTGGGCCCGACAGATCGCCGGCCCGTGATCGCCGCCGATCGACTGCCGTCACGAGACCGACAGTGCGAGTCGGCACGGCCGCCGTCGGCGCGTCCGGCTCACGATGCGTCGACTCGAGGGTGTATCGAACATCGTCACGGACGTAAGTCCGGCTCCCGCAGCCCCACCAATGACTGCTGATCGGACTGTCTCTCGGGCGCTCCAGCGCGCCGCGCTCCCGGTCGGAGTCGCGGCGACGATCGCCGTCCTGCTGGTCGTCTTCTACTATCCGGTCGGCAACGTGCTCGCGTCGGCCGTTCGCGACGGCGGCCACTTCACGAGTGCGCCGATTCGGGCGGTCCTGACCGACCCCTTCTACACGGGCGTCGCCCATCACCTGTTCGCCGACCCGCTCGGCGTCCCGGCCGGAGTCGTCGACTGGACCGGTGCCGGGTTCCCGTCGGTCCGGCTCGGTCTGTTCGGCTTCACGGCGTATCAGGCGCTGCTGTCGACGGTCGCGAGCGTCCTGCTCGGGCTTCCCGGAGCGTACGTGCTGGCCCGCTATGACTTCCGCGGCCGACGGACGATCACGTCGCTGACACTCGTGCCGTTCGTGCTCCCGTCGATCCTGGTCGCGGTCGGCTTCCGAGCGATGTTCAGCCGCCGCGGGGTCGCAAACGACCTGCTCGGCGCGGTCGGGCTGGGGCCGGT
It contains:
- a CDS encoding thiamine ABC transporter substrate-binding protein, whose amino-acid sequence is MRRRTFLRTAGVGSVVALAGCAGDGDQNGTPSDTQQDGTSGDGPQNGTTTTGNRERTLTVATYSSFTGDDTAGNYLKSAFEDERDGVTVEFEVPENGLNQYILQKQQGSNVSADMYVGLNTAELVRAEDGLDAELFLDSRGELDRADAIKPDLEIDPEGRAVTYDTGYITLVYDEDEVDPPATFDELLEPAYEDALITQNAQQSDPGRAFLLWTIADQGEDEYLDYWQGLLDNGVRILSDWEPAYNAYLDGSAPMVVSYSTDQVYYHGPDVDMSRHQVGFIEDQGYANPEAMARFADTDTADLALEFMDFVLQPEQQAEIAVRNVQFPAVEDADPGEEFSEYAYEPPEPVTHTYDELQGKVDEWIEQWARQIAGP
- the cdd gene encoding cytidine deaminase; translation: MERLIERARDALSDSYAPYSEYRVGAAIRTADGTVFTGCNIENANYSNSVHAEELAISKAVQAGHRAFDAIAVASSERDGVTPCGMCRQTLAEFCGDDLAIHCDEGDEHSTYTLGELLPNTITAAHLDR